From one Rhodamnia argentea isolate NSW1041297 chromosome 1, ASM2092103v1, whole genome shotgun sequence genomic stretch:
- the LOC115743398 gene encoding transcription factor bHLH92, translated as MDLFFQEELQNDLFWHDPSVLPPPLASWSAFSPYAKSPAGLHRPPIQDRGFKPSPGNNMNKRMVEFLRRSWAEPSRTQEFERERSTRHMMNERMRRERQKHSYSALHAVLPLGTKNDKNSIVQTAYMRIKELAKYNQELERQNRELESGLNERRGDKAGGTKIRVKVANPTSGVDSMLEVLRCLNNMGLEATTIQMQCSADQLFAVIEVQNEIEAANVEQVIQWTLLEAERKLLYNNYEGKMD; from the exons ATGGATTTGTTCTTCCAAGAGGAGCTTCAAAACGACCTCTTCTGGCACGATCCGTCGGTGCTGCCGCCGCCGTTGGCGAGCTGGAGCGCCTTTTCGCCGTATGCAAAGTCGCCCGCCGGCCTACACCGGCCGCCGATTCAAGACCGCGGCTTTAAGCCGAGCCCGGGGAACAATATGAACAAGCGGATGGTGGAGTTCCTGAGGAGGAGCTGGGCCGAACCGAGCCGGACCCAAGAATTCGAACGCGAACGGAGTACGCGGCACATGATGAATGAGAGGATGAGGAGGGAGAGGCAGAAGCATAGCTACTCGGCATTGCACGCCGTATTGCCTCTTGGCACCAAG AACGATAAGAACTCCATCGTCCAAACAGCTTACATGAGAATCAAGGAGCTGGCGAAATACAATCAGGAGCTGGAGAGACAAAACCGGGAGTTGGAGTCTGGTCTGAATGAGAGGAGAGGGGACAAAGCTGGAGGGACCAAAATTAGAGTCAAGGTTGCAAACCCAACGTCTGGGGTCGATTCCATGCTGGAGGTCCTCAGGTGCTTGAACAACATGGGGCTGGAAGCTACGACGATTCAGATGCAGTGCTCGGCCGACCAACTTTTCGCCGTGATCGAGGTTCAAAATGAG ATTGAAGCAGCAAACGTTGAACAGGTCATCCAGTGGACACTGCTCGAAGCCGAGAGGAAACTTCTTTACAATAATTACGAGGGCAAGATGGACTGA